The stretch of DNA TATATATCGAGGTATGGAATCCTTATGAAAAATACCATCATATTCAGCAGATCATTGCCTGGGCACAGCAGTTCGGCCACGGCAAGCCGGTCATTCTCGCCGCCTACTTGAAACCTTTCCGGCTGGAATCCCCGGAATCCATTGATAGAGCGCATGCCGCTGCGCTGCTGCTGTCTGCGGTGATTTTCTCCCATGGAGCCTATCACCTGCTGCTAGGAGAGAACAACGGAGTGCTCACCCAGGGATATTACGTCGATTATTCTGTGGCGGGCGATGCCTTCATGCGGGAAATTCGGACTTATTACGATTTTATGGTCCGCTACGTTCATTTGCTGTATGATCCGTCTTTGCGCGACGTCTCCATGACGCATGTGGAGGGCGATAATTTGGAATATATATTCGGCGGCGCGTCTTATTCCACGTACGGCGAACCCGGCAAAGTCTGGACCGTGGTCCGGGAGAACGAAAAGATGAAATTGATTCAATTCATCAATCTGACGAATAACGCCGAAGATTATTGGAATGAAGGGAAGAACCGTCCGGCGGAGGTGAAAAATCTGACCGTTCGCGTTCAAGTCAGCGAGCCGGTTCGTTCCGTATTTACGGCCAGCCCTGATATTGACATGGGCAGACCCCATGACCTTGAATATTCCCTTGAAGAAAGTGATCGGGGATATGTGCTATCCGTTACCGTACCCAGCGTGTATCAATGGAGCATGCTGGTGATTGGGCATTGAGCGGGCGCCGTGGAAAGGTTAGGCCTAAGGTGAATTTTGCGCCCTTACCTCCGGATATTTTATAATAAAGCCGGCATTGATCAGAACGGGGGAGAGGACAAGTAGATGTTGATTAAAGATATGGATGCGCAGGCCAGGAAGGAAGCCGCCAACCTTGCCGGTCCGCTGATGGTCTCCCGGGGGAAGATTCACCGGTTGGAGGAACTGCCCGGCTGCTGCGTGGAAGATGGGGATGGGAACATGTTGGCGGCAATCTTCTATAATGTGCAGAACGGGGAGTGCGAGATCGTCTCGCTGGAGAGTAGAGCGGAGAATCGCGGTGCAGGCACGAAGCTCATCGAGGCGGTAACCGCGCGCGCCCGGTCGGAAGGGTGTGCCAGAGTCTGGCTCATTACGTCCAATGATAATACGAGGGCAATCCGCTTTTATCAGAAAAGGGGATTCGATCTCAAGGCCGTTCACCGGGATGCCATTACAGAGGCGCGCAAGCTTAAGCCGTCGATTCCCCTGATCGGGAATGACGGCATTCCGATCCGACATGAGCTTGAACTGGAGTACTTGTTGTAACCGCAGCAAGGAATACTGTGGTATTATATGGAAAGGAGGGATGTTATGGCATTAGCGGTAATGAACAAGCGTGAATTCGATTCCTTGGAAGATGAAAGATTGGGCTGGGCATGCATGGAGCCGACCTTCAGCCAAATCCGCGCGAAGGATATGTCGGTGAAGGCCAAGGTAATATCCGAACTTTCTGAAGGACAGCGGGCGTTATGCATGTTCAAAGTCTTTTACGGTCATGCGAAGAATTCGGAAATGGAGTATTACGGCTGGATCTCCCATCTGCTGCAAAATCCGGACATGTGGACGGGAGTGATGAACGGATTAAGCTTTTTTAGCGATATGGAGATGTCCCGACTGCTGGAAGAAACGAAAGAGATTCTGGAGACCCGAAACCACAGGCTCGGCTTGGAGTGGAAGGATGCCGTAATTACAGACCTCGATCATGATAAGGAATTGAATGCCGAGGTGGAGCGGTTATATCGGCAGTTTCAGCAGATTT from Paenibacillus sophorae encodes:
- a CDS encoding GNAT family N-acetyltransferase → MLIKDMDAQARKEAANLAGPLMVSRGKIHRLEELPGCCVEDGDGNMLAAIFYNVQNGECEIVSLESRAENRGAGTKLIEAVTARARSEGCARVWLITSNDNTRAIRFYQKRGFDLKAVHRDAITEARKLKPSIPLIGNDGIPIRHELELEYLL